In Zingiber officinale cultivar Zhangliang chromosome 6A, Zo_v1.1, whole genome shotgun sequence, a single genomic region encodes these proteins:
- the LOC121994339 gene encoding uncharacterized protein LOC121994339 isoform X2, with translation MVGIFTIFSGYLPKPRHLQPLEEVTEKRRDHDGYADLEREEEEGIVVAVEQFKPINHPTEPSEDDRPMKHPLPFSSMVNEEGEMTKTFIENLRKMAESPKGNEGGICSKTSKLVDRKRQHYDQGHPLLPSSNYNFFQVFQQCKDFEA, from the exons ATGGTGGGCATCTTCACAATCTTCTCCGGCTATCTTCCCAAACCTCGTCATCTTCAACCG TTGGAGGAGGTCACTGAGAAGAGGCGAGACCATGATGGCTATGCTGATCTCGAgagggaggaagaggagggaaTTGTGGTGGCTGTCGAGCAATTCAAACCGATAAATCATCCTACTGAACCGTCGGAAGATGATCGACCTATGAAGCACCCTTTGCCCTTTTCTTCTATGGTAAAT GAAGAAGGTGAGATGACAAAGACTTTTATCGAAAATTTGCGTAAAATGGCAGAGTCTCCTAAAGGAAACGAAGGTGGAATTTGTAGCAAAACTTCAAAGCTTGTAGATCGCAAGCGGCAACATTACGATCAAGGCCACCCTCTTCTTCCTTCATCCAACTACAACTTCTTTCAAGTTTTCCAGCAGTGTAAAGATTTTGAAGCTTGA
- the LOC121994339 gene encoding uncharacterized protein LOC121994339 isoform X1, whose protein sequence is MVGIFTIFSGYLPKPRHLQPKLEEVTEKRRDHDGYADLEREEEEGIVVAVEQFKPINHPTEPSEDDRPMKHPLPFSSMVNEEGEMTKTFIENLRKMAESPKGNEGGICSKTSKLVDRKRQHYDQGHPLLPSSNYNFFQVFQQCKDFEA, encoded by the exons ATGGTGGGCATCTTCACAATCTTCTCCGGCTATCTTCCCAAACCTCGTCATCTTCAACCG AAGTTGGAGGAGGTCACTGAGAAGAGGCGAGACCATGATGGCTATGCTGATCTCGAgagggaggaagaggagggaaTTGTGGTGGCTGTCGAGCAATTCAAACCGATAAATCATCCTACTGAACCGTCGGAAGATGATCGACCTATGAAGCACCCTTTGCCCTTTTCTTCTATGGTAAAT GAAGAAGGTGAGATGACAAAGACTTTTATCGAAAATTTGCGTAAAATGGCAGAGTCTCCTAAAGGAAACGAAGGTGGAATTTGTAGCAAAACTTCAAAGCTTGTAGATCGCAAGCGGCAACATTACGATCAAGGCCACCCTCTTCTTCCTTCATCCAACTACAACTTCTTTCAAGTTTTCCAGCAGTGTAAAGATTTTGAAGCTTGA